From one Streptomyces sp. R41 genomic stretch:
- a CDS encoding TIM barrel protein encodes MGFANQRFNVNLSILFTELPLLERPAAAAAAGFTAVELWWPWVDSPTPEQSELDALKKAIEDAGVQLTGLNFYAGQLPGPDRGALSIPGAESEKFRANIDVTADFAQSLGCKALNALYGNRVEGVDPAEQDALALENLALAARAADRVGAILLIEALNKPESPLCPIVSAPKAIEIVNKVNEATGLGNATFLMDLYHLSMNGEDLPSVIEQYASKTGHVQIADNPGRGAPGTGTLPLADLLDQLKKAGYEGWVGLEYKPGDRPSAEAFDWLPAEARAAR; translated from the coding sequence ATGGGATTCGCAAACCAGCGCTTCAACGTCAACCTGTCGATCCTCTTCACGGAACTCCCGCTCCTGGAGCGCCCCGCGGCCGCCGCCGCGGCGGGCTTCACGGCGGTCGAGCTGTGGTGGCCCTGGGTCGACTCCCCCACCCCCGAGCAGTCCGAGCTCGACGCCCTGAAGAAGGCGATCGAGGACGCGGGCGTCCAGCTGACGGGCCTGAACTTCTACGCCGGGCAGCTGCCGGGCCCGGACCGGGGCGCGCTGTCGATCCCCGGCGCGGAGTCGGAGAAGTTCCGCGCCAACATCGACGTGACGGCCGACTTCGCCCAGTCGCTCGGCTGCAAGGCCCTCAACGCCCTGTACGGCAACCGGGTCGAGGGCGTGGACCCGGCGGAGCAGGACGCGCTCGCGCTGGAGAACCTGGCGCTCGCGGCCCGCGCGGCCGACCGCGTCGGCGCGATCCTCCTGATCGAGGCGCTGAACAAGCCCGAGTCGCCGCTCTGCCCGATCGTGAGCGCGCCCAAGGCGATCGAGATCGTGAACAAGGTCAACGAGGCGACCGGCCTCGGCAACGCCACGTTCCTCATGGACCTGTACCACCTGTCCATGAACGGCGAGGACCTGCCGTCGGTGATCGAGCAGTACGCGTCGAAGACCGGCCACGTACAGATCGCCGACAACCCCGGCCGCGGCGCCCCGGGCACCGGCACGCTCCCGCTGGCGGACCTCCTCGACCAGCTGAAGAAGGCCGGATACGAGGGCTGGGTCGGCCTGGAGTACAAGCCGGGCGACCGCCCGAGCGCGGAGGCCTTCGACTGGCTGCCC